A part of Desulfobacter sp. genomic DNA contains:
- a CDS encoding histone deacetylase — protein sequence MLKSSHKTGLVFFPAFDWAIDPTHPEREERLLYTQDQVTEEGIFDIQGIVEYKPDLVTPEDIQRTHFCVPDERTVTTESHLISAGGAKAIANAVMNKEVKNGFALVRPPGHHSMRVSHGGRGFCHINIEAVMVEYIRSKFGLKRIAVVDTDCHHGDGTNDIFWHDPDVLFISLHQDGRTMYPGTGFPGELGGPNAKGSNLNIPLPPGTSTEGYLYVIKNCVLPVLEEFKPDIIVNSAGQDNHYTDPLTNMNFSAQGYAQLTSMLKPDIAVLEGGYSIEGALPYVNLGIILAMAGLDYSGVIEPDYNPDRLKQSVSLTDKIKKTTDQIMGYWNQRDQMREAAGTPGDILIRHREVFYDTDNIFERQKEKIRICRDCGGSFEVDSKATPGHHILGVHIPINACDACKEKAYEFYDKADKTKYHKIYLQDRPKDYYEVKQ from the coding sequence ATGCTAAAATCATCTCACAAAACCGGGCTTGTATTTTTTCCTGCATTTGACTGGGCCATCGACCCCACCCATCCGGAACGGGAGGAGCGCCTGCTGTATACCCAGGACCAGGTCACCGAAGAAGGGATTTTCGACATCCAGGGCATTGTGGAATACAAGCCCGATCTGGTGACCCCGGAGGACATCCAGCGCACCCATTTTTGTGTGCCCGACGAACGGACCGTGACCACGGAGTCCCACCTTATTTCAGCCGGTGGCGCCAAGGCCATTGCCAATGCCGTGATGAACAAGGAAGTTAAAAACGGATTTGCCCTGGTCCGCCCCCCCGGACACCACTCCATGCGGGTCTCCCATGGCGGACGGGGGTTCTGCCACATCAATATTGAGGCGGTGATGGTGGAGTACATCCGGTCCAAATTCGGACTCAAGCGCATCGCCGTAGTTGATACGGACTGCCACCACGGTGACGGCACCAATGATATTTTCTGGCATGACCCGGATGTGCTGTTCATCTCCCTGCACCAGGACGGCCGGACCATGTATCCGGGCACGGGTTTCCCGGGCGAACTGGGCGGCCCCAATGCCAAGGGCTCAAACCTGAACATCCCCCTGCCCCCGGGCACCTCCACCGAAGGCTACCTCTATGTGATTAAAAACTGTGTCCTTCCGGTGCTGGAGGAATTCAAGCCCGATATTATCGTCAATTCCGCCGGACAGGACAACCATTACACCGACCCTTTAACCAACATGAATTTTTCCGCCCAGGGCTATGCCCAGCTCACCTCCATGCTCAAGCCGGACATTGCCGTACTGGAAGGGGGCTATTCCATTGAAGGCGCCCTGCCCTACGTCAACCTTGGAATCATTCTGGCCATGGCCGGCCTGGACTATTCAGGCGTAATAGAACCCGATTACAACCCCGACCGCCTTAAGCAGTCCGTGAGCCTCACCGACAAGATCAAAAAAACCACGGACCAGATCATGGGCTACTGGAACCAGCGGGATCAGATGCGGGAAGCCGCCGGAACCCCGGGCGACATCCTCATCCGCCACCGGGAGGTATTCTACGACACCGACAACATCTTTGAACGGCAAAAGGAGAAAATCCGGATCTGCAGGGATTGCGGCGGCAGTTTTGAGGTGGATTCCAAGGCCACCCCGGGCCACCACATCCTGGGGGTCCATATCCCCATCAACGCCTGTGACGCCTGCAAGGAAAAGGCCTATGAGTTCTACGACAAGGCCGATAAAACCAAATACCACAAAATCTACCTCCAGGACCGGCCAAAGGATTATTATGAGGTGAAGCAATAG
- the coaD gene encoding pantetheine-phosphate adenylyltransferase, translating into MAEKKQRIAIYPGSFDPLTNGHLDVLKRAQDIFDLVIIAVLHNPGKKSLFSKEERVTMIRESLNGNPQVQVDTFDGLLVEYARMKNAVAVIRGMRAISDFESEFQMALMNRKLNKDVQSVFLMTGLRWIFTSSSIIKEAAQFGGDISDMVPEPVKLKLMEKFPKLRPDN; encoded by the coding sequence ATGGCTGAAAAAAAACAGAGAATTGCAATCTATCCCGGCTCCTTTGACCCCCTGACCAACGGCCATCTTGACGTGCTGAAACGCGCCCAGGACATCTTTGACCTTGTGATCATCGCCGTGCTCCACAACCCGGGGAAAAAATCACTATTTTCCAAAGAAGAGCGGGTAACTATGATACGGGAGAGCCTCAACGGAAATCCCCAGGTCCAGGTAGACACCTTTGACGGCCTGCTGGTGGAATACGCCAGGATGAAAAATGCCGTGGCCGTGATCCGTGGCATGCGGGCCATCTCCGATTTCGAAAGTGAATTCCAGATGGCCCTGATGAACCGGAAGCTGAACAAGGATGTCCAGTCGGTATTCCTCATGACAGGCTTGCGGTGGATATTTACCTCATCTTCCATCATCAAGGAAGCGGCCCAGTTCGGCGGAGACATTTCAGACATGGTGCCGGAACCGGTGAAGCTCAAACTCATGGAAAAATTCCCCAAGCTGAGACCGGACAATTAA
- a CDS encoding hydantoinase/oxoprolinase family protein, with protein MILGLDVGGTHTDAVLLSSSGIQERVKVPTDPDDLFKSVLSGFSALLKHTDPEQVRRVVISTTLTTNAIVQKTMAPVGMIVSAGPGIDPEHFRTGRHYYAVGGSINHRGREKAPVNEMEIQDIARVMQKAGIEYVGVVSKFCVRNPSHEILIKRILNKYFKKVFLGHHVSGNLNFPRRIATTHLNASVFSLHKNFFQAVEKSLEEMGITVPIQILKADGGTMTLSASMIFPAQTVLSGPAASIMGAIPHAPAGQDAIVLDIGGTTTDIAFLVDKTPLLEPVGIRRGQYKSLIRSLRTDSKGIGGDSALRVNDGKLTIGPDRLGPAMAFGGPGPTPTDALVVLGLMDEGDKDKAREGIRQIAAQLSMDDREAADHIFRSCCNIILKKTFEMIDRLNSKPVYTVHDFLEGYKLSPAKILLLGGPARFFAEKIEDMYKIDTLAVPESSVANAIGAALARTTCEVSLNADTEQGIVTAHEEDFAEPISKTFSEDELVETAYTLLKEKAENAGADPDNIDEVEVVEFQEFNIVRNFSPRGKIFRTKMQLKPGLIKGYESVLSTNG; from the coding sequence ATGATTTTAGGATTAGATGTCGGCGGCACCCACACGGATGCTGTTCTCCTCAGCAGCTCAGGGATTCAAGAACGCGTAAAAGTACCCACTGATCCTGACGACCTCTTCAAAAGCGTCCTTTCAGGATTTTCTGCGCTTCTGAAGCACACGGACCCGGAACAGGTCCGGCGGGTGGTCATATCCACCACCCTGACCACCAATGCCATCGTCCAGAAAACCATGGCGCCGGTGGGCATGATCGTGTCCGCAGGTCCGGGTATTGACCCGGAACACTTCAGGACCGGGAGGCATTACTATGCCGTGGGCGGCTCCATCAATCACCGGGGGCGTGAAAAGGCACCGGTGAATGAAATGGAAATCCAGGATATCGCCAGGGTCATGCAAAAGGCCGGCATCGAATACGTGGGCGTGGTCAGCAAATTCTGTGTACGAAACCCCTCCCACGAAATCCTGATCAAACGGATTCTGAACAAATATTTTAAAAAAGTCTTCCTGGGCCATCATGTGTCGGGCAATCTCAACTTCCCCCGGCGCATTGCGACCACCCACCTGAATGCATCGGTTTTTTCCCTGCACAAGAATTTTTTCCAGGCCGTAGAAAAATCTTTGGAAGAAATGGGCATCACCGTGCCCATCCAGATCCTCAAGGCAGACGGGGGAACCATGACCCTGTCCGCCTCAATGATTTTCCCGGCCCAGACCGTTCTGTCGGGACCGGCCGCCTCCATCATGGGGGCCATTCCCCATGCCCCGGCCGGGCAGGACGCCATTGTCCTGGACATCGGCGGCACCACCACGGATATTGCCTTTCTTGTGGACAAAACCCCGCTGCTGGAGCCCGTGGGCATCCGGCGGGGGCAGTATAAAAGTTTGATCCGCTCCCTCAGGACCGATTCCAAGGGCATCGGCGGGGATTCAGCCCTGCGGGTAAATGACGGGAAGCTGACCATCGGCCCCGACCGCCTGGGACCGGCCATGGCCTTCGGCGGCCCCGGCCCCACCCCCACGGATGCCCTGGTGGTCCTGGGACTCATGGATGAGGGGGACAAGGACAAGGCCCGCGAAGGAATCCGTCAGATCGCTGCCCAATTGTCCATGGACGACAGGGAAGCAGCCGACCACATCTTTAGATCCTGCTGCAATATCATTTTGAAAAAAACCTTTGAAATGATCGACCGGCTCAATTCCAAACCCGTGTACACGGTCCACGACTTTTTGGAGGGTTACAAGCTGAGCCCGGCAAAAATACTGCTTCTGGGCGGACCGGCCCGTTTTTTTGCAGAAAAAATCGAAGATATGTACAAAATAGACACACTGGCCGTACCCGAATCCTCGGTGGCCAATGCCATTGGTGCGGCCCTGGCCCGGACCACCTGCGAAGTGTCACTCAACGCCGACACGGAACAGGGCATTGTCACGGCCCATGAAGAAGATTTTGCAGAGCCCATTTCCAAAACCTTTTCCGAGGACGAACTTGTGGAGACCGCCTATACCCTGCTCAAGGAAAAGGCGGAAAACGCCGGTGCCGACCCGGATAATATCGACGAGGTGGAAGTGGTGGAATTCCAGGAGTTCAACATTGTCCGGAATTTCTCCCCCAGAGGAAAGATATTCAGGACAAAAATGCAGTTGAAACCCGGCCTGATCAAGGGCTATGAATCGGTACTCAGCACAAACGGCTGA
- a CDS encoding enoyl-CoA hydratase/isomerase family protein, with the protein MSVVRWRKQDNIAVIEMCNGANRMNRAFAEAMTLCLDQVEGDADIQAAVLTSTDEKNFSQGIDVEWIGGKLAAGENEAVKRFMYGMNGVFKRLLLFPVPVIAAINGHAFGNGAILSCACDFRFMKKDRGFFCFPEVDVSIPFLPGMIGFVRKAIPEYRFNQMLLSGQRMTAPDLEVSNVLVKACENQEELMADALAYAASFTKKRGIFRELKTRIHKELIRIIDEEDPEFIDTLNLFVAD; encoded by the coding sequence ATGTCAGTGGTAAGATGGAGAAAGCAGGACAATATCGCCGTCATCGAGATGTGCAACGGTGCCAACCGCATGAACCGGGCCTTTGCCGAGGCCATGACCCTTTGCCTGGACCAGGTGGAAGGCGACGCCGACATCCAGGCGGCGGTGCTGACCTCAACCGATGAAAAGAACTTCTCCCAGGGCATTGATGTGGAATGGATCGGCGGCAAGCTGGCCGCCGGGGAGAATGAGGCGGTGAAGCGCTTCATGTACGGCATGAACGGCGTGTTTAAGCGGCTTCTGCTTTTTCCTGTGCCGGTGATCGCCGCCATTAACGGCCATGCCTTCGGCAACGGCGCCATTCTCTCCTGTGCCTGCGATTTCAGGTTTATGAAAAAGGATCGCGGATTTTTTTGCTTTCCCGAAGTGGATGTGAGCATTCCCTTTCTGCCGGGGATGATCGGGTTTGTCCGCAAGGCCATTCCCGAATACCGGTTCAACCAGATGCTGCTGTCAGGCCAGCGCATGACCGCACCGGACCTTGAGGTCTCCAATGTACTTGTCAAGGCCTGCGAGAATCAGGAAGAACTGATGGCAGATGCCCTGGCCTATGCCGCCAGCTTTACTAAAAAGAGGGGGATTTTCAGGGAATTAAAAACGCGGATCCACAAAGAACTGATTCGGATTATCGATGAAGAAGACCCCGAGTTCATCGATACCTTGAATTTATTTGTTGCCGACTAA
- a CDS encoding HAMP domain-containing protein: protein MTDQAQQIRQDKSKRKKEGILILAILLVVCALTVVETRITPFGTDFPLSSTVLMFTLININLLLLLSLLLLVFRNLAKLYYEKKNNILGSKIKTRLTFAFIVLALLPTTVLFIFSIQFISTSIAFWFNAPVEKTLDASLAVGQKLYEYIEDKNAFFAKRGAFQIDSRDLLAPENQEKLTRYTQVIQRAFNRNAVEVYTPDAKRVSLSLANELEAMYFGLLTTTDLTRIPDGKTSSTVYQTIEGGEFLRTVSAIPFGAPPAEAKGFIVITTLVSPDLSENLKSILKGVEEYQQLKLTKKPAQISYYIALSIVALLVVFCAIWFGFQIAKSITIPIMKFAEGTQRITDGDLEYQIDFKTDDEIGTLIHSFNSMTRQLAAGREQIALSGEMLKQQNTELEKSRQYIEIVLKNISAGVISIDNRGVITTINKAAESMLDVDSANILNKNFKEVLSDDYLKLADKIYDQASQGARVIEVPVSASVSGVPKHFSLHYTTLMDDAGHNLGAVMVFDDVTELEKAQRMVAWREVARRIAHEVKNPLTPIKLSAQRLKRKYGKEINDEIFTGCADTIVEHVDLIRNLVNQFSAFAKFPDTSFASARIDNIILETIALYREGLPDVDIQTRFGEDIPTLKLDHQHMKQAFINLIDNAVYAMNKKGCIVIDLSFDGILKIVRIEIADTGKGISDKEKTKLFEPYFSTKKSGMGLGLAIVNSIISDHNGVIRVQDNQPRGAKFIIELPV, encoded by the coding sequence ATGACCGACCAGGCACAGCAAATAAGACAGGACAAGTCCAAGCGCAAAAAAGAAGGGATCCTTATCCTGGCAATCCTGCTGGTGGTCTGCGCCCTCACTGTGGTGGAGACCCGGATCACCCCCTTCGGGACGGATTTTCCGCTGTCCTCCACCGTGCTGATGTTCACCCTGATCAACATCAACCTGCTTCTGCTGCTGAGCCTGCTGCTTTTGGTCTTCCGGAACCTGGCCAAGCTTTACTATGAAAAGAAAAACAATATCCTGGGCTCCAAGATCAAGACCCGGCTGACCTTTGCCTTCATTGTCCTGGCCCTGCTGCCCACCACCGTGCTCTTTATCTTTTCCATCCAGTTTATTTCCACCTCCATTGCCTTCTGGTTCAATGCCCCGGTGGAAAAAACCCTGGACGCCTCCCTGGCTGTGGGGCAGAAACTCTATGAATATATTGAGGATAAAAACGCCTTCTTTGCCAAACGCGGCGCCTTTCAGATAGATTCCCGGGATCTTCTTGCCCCGGAGAATCAGGAAAAACTGACCCGGTACACCCAGGTAATCCAGCGGGCCTTCAACCGGAACGCCGTTGAGGTCTACACCCCGGACGCAAAACGGGTGAGCCTCTCCCTGGCCAATGAACTGGAGGCCATGTATTTCGGACTGCTCACCACCACGGACCTGACCCGGATTCCGGACGGTAAAACCAGCAGCACGGTATACCAGACCATTGAGGGCGGAGAATTTCTCCGGACGGTATCCGCCATTCCCTTTGGAGCGCCCCCCGCCGAAGCCAAGGGATTCATCGTGATCACCACCCTGGTCTCCCCGGACCTGTCGGAAAACCTCAAGTCCATCCTAAAGGGAGTGGAGGAGTACCAGCAGCTCAAGCTGACCAAGAAACCGGCTCAGATTTCCTACTATATCGCCCTGTCCATTGTGGCCCTCCTGGTGGTGTTCTGCGCCATCTGGTTCGGATTCCAGATTGCAAAATCCATTACCATTCCCATCATGAAATTTGCAGAAGGCACCCAGCGCATCACCGACGGCGACCTGGAATACCAGATTGATTTTAAAACCGATGACGAGATCGGCACCCTCATCCACTCCTTTAACTCCATGACCCGGCAGCTGGCCGCCGGACGTGAACAGATTGCCCTGTCCGGGGAAATGCTCAAGCAACAGAACACAGAGCTGGAAAAAAGCCGGCAATACATTGAAATTGTACTTAAAAATATCTCCGCCGGTGTTATCTCCATTGACAACCGCGGCGTGATCACCACCATCAACAAAGCCGCCGAATCCATGCTGGATGTGGACAGCGCGAACATTCTGAATAAAAATTTCAAGGAGGTTCTTTCCGACGACTACCTTAAGCTGGCGGACAAGATTTACGACCAGGCCTCCCAGGGGGCAAGGGTCATTGAGGTGCCGGTATCGGCCTCGGTATCCGGGGTGCCCAAACACTTTTCCCTCCACTACACCACCCTCATGGACGACGCGGGACACAACCTGGGGGCGGTGATGGTATTCGACGATGTCACCGAACTTGAAAAGGCCCAGCGCATGGTGGCCTGGCGGGAGGTGGCACGGCGCATCGCCCACGAGGTAAAGAACCCGCTGACCCCCATCAAGCTGTCGGCCCAGCGCCTCAAACGCAAATACGGCAAAGAGATCAACGATGAGATATTCACCGGCTGCGCCGATACCATTGTGGAGCATGTGGACCTGATCCGGAACCTGGTCAACCAGTTCTCCGCCTTTGCCAAATTTCCGGACACCAGCTTTGCCTCGGCCCGTATTGACAATATCATTCTGGAAACCATCGCCCTGTACCGGGAGGGGCTGCCCGACGTGGACATCCAGACCCGGTTCGGGGAAGATATCCCCACCCTGAAGCTGGACCACCAGCACATGAAGCAGGCCTTTATCAACCTCATTGACAATGCGGTCTACGCCATGAACAAAAAGGGCTGTATTGTCATAGACCTCTCCTTTGACGGGATCCTCAAAATCGTCCGCATTGAAATAGCCGATACGGGCAAGGGCATTTCGGACAAGGAAAAAACAAAACTATTCGAACCCTATTTTTCAACCAAGAAATCCGGCATGGGACTGGGCCTTGCCATTGTAAATTCCATCATCTCCGACCACAACGGGGTCATCAGGGTTCAGGACAACCAGCCCAGGGGAGCCAAGTTCATCATTGAGCTCCCGGTATAA
- a CDS encoding sigma-54-dependent Fis family transcriptional regulator translates to MYPAVLIVDDETTIIDSLEGILSDDGFEVMHAYNGYEALKKIETHSPDIVLLDIWMPGMDGIDTLKEIKKNYPNLPVVMITGHGSIESAVDATKSGAFDFLEKPLSIDKVMVTINNALNFRKLEEENTYLRKKAIEKNSITGTSPAVQKLYGEVMAAAPTDASILISGENGTGKEMVARTIHQFSARPEGPFIIINCAAIPEEHLESELFGHEKGAFDQATSKNKGKFELASGGTLFLDEIGDMNINTQAKMLRALESKTFQRIGSSRTIKMDVRLITSSNKDLEEEIKRGSFREDLFYRLNVVPIQVPALRDRKEDIPMLVDVFLKKLADKSSSKPKKISQGALELLDQYHWQGNVRELKNLMERLHIMVQTDTIKKEDIPQPYNPEATGGGQAERRWMYTMDSLDEARTAFEHDYIRHKVKEEKGDVAAAAKRMGTSVAFINKRLDK, encoded by the coding sequence ATGTACCCGGCAGTCTTAATCGTTGACGACGAAACCACCATCATCGACTCCCTGGAAGGAATTCTTTCCGATGACGGCTTCGAGGTCATGCATGCCTATAACGGATATGAGGCCCTGAAAAAAATAGAAACCCATTCCCCGGACATCGTGCTTCTGGATATCTGGATGCCGGGCATGGACGGCATCGACACCCTCAAAGAGATCAAAAAAAACTATCCCAACCTGCCCGTGGTCATGATCACCGGCCACGGTTCCATTGAATCCGCCGTGGACGCCACCAAATCCGGGGCATTTGATTTCCTTGAAAAACCCCTGTCCATCGACAAGGTCATGGTCACCATCAACAATGCCCTGAATTTCAGAAAACTGGAAGAAGAGAACACCTACCTGCGCAAAAAGGCCATCGAAAAGAATTCCATCACCGGCACCAGCCCTGCCGTACAGAAGCTTTACGGGGAAGTCATGGCGGCCGCCCCCACCGACGCCTCCATCCTGATTTCCGGGGAAAACGGCACGGGAAAGGAGATGGTGGCCCGGACCATCCACCAGTTCAGCGCCCGGCCCGAAGGGCCTTTTATCATCATCAACTGCGCCGCCATTCCCGAAGAACATCTGGAATCCGAACTTTTCGGCCATGAAAAAGGGGCCTTTGACCAGGCCACCTCAAAAAACAAGGGTAAATTTGAACTGGCCTCCGGCGGCACCCTCTTCCTGGACGAGATTGGGGACATGAACATCAACACCCAGGCAAAAATGCTCCGCGCCCTGGAATCAAAGACCTTCCAGCGCATCGGATCCAGCCGGACCATCAAGATGGATGTCCGGTTGATCACCTCCTCCAACAAAGACCTGGAAGAGGAAATCAAAAGGGGCAGTTTCCGGGAAGACCTCTTTTACCGCCTCAACGTGGTCCCCATCCAGGTGCCGGCCCTGAGGGACCGCAAGGAGGATATCCCCATGCTGGTGGATGTATTCTTAAAAAAGCTGGCAGATAAATCCTCATCCAAACCGAAAAAAATTTCCCAGGGAGCGCTGGAACTGCTGGACCAATACCATTGGCAGGGCAATGTCAGGGAGTTGAAAAACCTCATGGAACGCCTCCACATCATGGTGCAAACCGACACCATTAAAAAAGAGGACATTCCCCAGCCCTACAATCCGGAGGCCACCGGAGGAGGCCAGGCAGAGCGGCGCTGGATGTACACCATGGACAGCCTGGATGAGGCCCGCACCGCCTTTGAGCATGACTACATCCGCCATAAGGTAAAAGAAGAAAAAGGGGATGTGGCGGCAGCGGCCAAACGGATGGGTACCAGCGTGGCTTTCATCAATAAGCGGCTGGACAAATAA
- a CDS encoding LysR family transcriptional regulator, producing the protein MDLWQLHIFVSVVENKSFSKASEAINLSQPTVSTHIKELEEHFQCRLLDRLGKVTEPTRAGLILYDYAKRLLDLREETQSAMLDFLGQTKGKLIMGGSTIPAGYIFPRLMGAFKQLYPDVSISLTAGDTGQITRAVKQGELELGIVGAKTQDPGLEQEKLIQDEMKLIVPAGHKWAGRESVPCSDLLSQPFIARERGSGTWKSILKSLGDAGFDAKALVPNVTMGNSVSVIQGIISGVGISILSTIAVAEELRTGRLFSLSVEGLDLTRYFYLTLSKKRSRSPICQKFIEFAKKTI; encoded by the coding sequence ATGGATTTATGGCAGCTTCACATATTTGTATCCGTCGTTGAAAACAAAAGTTTTTCCAAGGCCTCCGAGGCCATCAACCTTTCCCAGCCAACGGTGTCCACCCACATCAAAGAACTGGAAGAACATTTCCAGTGCCGGCTGCTGGACCGGCTGGGAAAGGTGACAGAACCCACCCGGGCCGGACTGATCCTCTACGACTACGCCAAACGGCTGCTTGACCTGCGGGAAGAGACCCAGTCGGCCATGCTGGATTTTTTGGGGCAGACCAAGGGCAAACTCATCATGGGCGGCTCCACCATTCCGGCGGGATATATTTTCCCAAGGCTGATGGGGGCATTCAAACAGCTATATCCGGATGTATCCATTTCCCTGACGGCCGGAGACACCGGCCAGATCACCCGGGCCGTCAAACAGGGGGAACTGGAACTGGGCATTGTCGGTGCAAAGACCCAGGACCCTGGCCTGGAACAGGAAAAGCTGATTCAGGACGAGATGAAGCTCATTGTGCCGGCGGGCCATAAATGGGCCGGCAGGGAATCCGTGCCCTGTTCAGATCTCCTCAGCCAGCCTTTCATCGCCAGGGAAAGGGGCTCCGGCACCTGGAAATCCATTCTTAAAAGCCTTGGGGATGCCGGATTCGATGCCAAGGCACTGGTCCCCAATGTGACCATGGGCAATTCCGTTTCCGTAATCCAGGGAATCATCAGCGGGGTGGGGATTTCCATTCTTTCCACCATTGCCGTGGCAGAGGAGCTGCGGACCGGCCGCCTCTTTTCCCTCAGCGTTGAAGGCCTGGACCTGACCCGGTATTTTTACCTGACCCTGTCCAAAAAGCGGAGCCGCTCGCCCATCTGCCAGAAATTTATTGAATTCGCAAAGAAGACGATTTAG
- a CDS encoding DUF4390 domain-containing protein — MKKRPGKQALQNEADYMTMLVKGGIKKYYILLVAVICFNMMTPGRIFADINPVLSNIKLANTRDDLLTYFEVENAFKEKTVEAVKNGIPTTFNFYVSLYKTTSSLFDKKIADVQIQSTVKYNSLKEEYTVTRPWKKEAPLITKSFEEAKTWMTEVDNLKVIPLAQIVKGDKYQIRIKAELEKVTLPLSLHYILFFVSFWDFETDWYVINFTY, encoded by the coding sequence ATGAAAAAGAGGCCTGGGAAACAGGCCCTGCAAAACGAAGCTGATTATATGACTATGCTAGTGAAGGGCGGGATCAAAAAATACTATATTCTCCTGGTTGCCGTTATCTGCTTCAACATGATGACTCCCGGGCGCATTTTTGCGGACATCAATCCGGTATTGTCCAATATCAAGCTGGCCAACACCCGGGACGATCTGCTGACCTATTTTGAAGTGGAAAACGCCTTCAAGGAAAAAACCGTTGAAGCCGTTAAAAACGGTATTCCCACCACTTTCAATTTCTATGTGAGCCTGTATAAAACAACAAGCTCCCTCTTTGATAAAAAAATTGCAGATGTTCAGATACAGTCCACCGTCAAGTACAACTCGCTGAAAGAGGAATACACCGTAACCCGGCCCTGGAAAAAAGAGGCTCCGCTGATCACCAAATCCTTTGAAGAAGCCAAAACCTGGATGACAGAGGTGGATAACCTCAAGGTCATCCCCCTGGCCCAAATTGTCAAAGGGGATAAATACCAGATCAGAATCAAGGCGGAACTTGAAAAGGTCACCCTGCCCCTCTCCCTTCACTACATTCTATTTTTCGTCTCTTTCTGGGATTTTGAAACCGACTGGTACGTGATCAACTTCACCTATTAA
- the rsmD gene encoding 16S rRNA (guanine(966)-N(2))-methyltransferase RsmD yields the protein MRIISGDCRGRKLTQIQGRDIRPTPDRVREALFNIIGPAIRGQRVLDLFAGTGAFGLEALSRGAEAAVFIDGAQSSCEVIKKNIQLCRMEERSTLLCHDLSARPLPAGLDAFDLIFMDPPYNKGLPEQVLAKEGFINLLAPSGIVIVEQDFKESLALPLKSLDIYRQKKYSKTLVSFLRESDN from the coding sequence ATGAGAATCATCAGCGGCGACTGCCGGGGCAGAAAGCTGACCCAGATCCAGGGCCGGGACATTCGGCCCACCCCCGACCGGGTCCGGGAAGCCCTGTTCAACATCATCGGTCCCGCCATCCGGGGGCAGCGGGTATTGGACCTCTTTGCAGGCACCGGCGCCTTCGGACTTGAAGCCCTGAGCCGGGGCGCCGAAGCAGCGGTCTTCATAGACGGTGCCCAGTCCTCCTGCGAGGTCATCAAAAAAAATATCCAACTCTGCCGGATGGAAGAGCGGTCGACCCTTCTCTGCCACGACCTTTCGGCCCGCCCCCTGCCAGCCGGCCTGGACGCCTTTGACCTGATTTTCATGGATCCCCCATACAATAAGGGCCTGCCCGAACAGGTGCTGGCCAAGGAAGGCTTCATAAACCTGCTGGCCCCCAGCGGTATTGTCATCGTTGAACAGGATTTTAAGGAAAGCCTCGCCCTTCCCCTGAAGTCCCTTGACATTTACCGCCAAAAAAAATACTCAAAGACACTTGTTTCATTTTTGCGGGAATCCGACAACTAA